A single region of the Oncorhynchus gorbuscha isolate QuinsamMale2020 ecotype Even-year unplaced genomic scaffold, OgorEven_v1.0 Un_scaffold_3309, whole genome shotgun sequence genome encodes:
- the LOC124027506 gene encoding H-2 class II histocompatibility antigen, A beta chain-like has protein sequence MDGSYPGGPQLLQSNYTDQQCHGDDPDGHFITILDLCYSRGEDPHDVEYIWRAISDLVKVMEYNSSLNRLTGYTPIGIHKAEQLNADPVVLASFQTPLHFFCKHYGAVAYEAGVNNTVEPSVHLSMTPHGDRHPSMLTCSAYKYYPKQIRVTWLRNGQEVPSNMTSSEVLANGDWHYQIHSYLEYTPTPGEKISCMVEHASFTEPKILHCGLVNET, from the exons ATGGATGGATCCTATCCTGGAGGACCACAACTATTGCAGTCTAACTATACAGATCAGCAGTGCCATGGAGATGACCCAG ATGGACACTTTATCACCATCCTCGACCTTTGTTATTCCAGAGGGGAAGATCCCCACGATGTGGAGTACATCTGGAGAGCTATTTCAGACCTGGTGAAGGTCATGGAATACAACAGCAGTCTCAATAGATTGACTGGTTACACACCCATTGGGATACATAAGGCTGAGCAATTAAACGCCGATCCCGTGGTCCTAGCATCGTTTCAAACTCCACTTCATTTCTTCTGCAAACATTATGGTGCCGTCGCCTACGAGGCTGGAGTAAACAACA CAGTTGAGCCCTCCGTTCATCTGTCCATGACGCCCCACGGTGACAGACACCCCTCCATGTTGACGTGCAGCGCCTACAAGTACTACCCAAAACAGATCAGGGTGACCTGGTTGAGGAATGGACAGGAAGTGCCCTCAAACATGACTTCCTCTGAGGTGCTAGCCAATGGCGACTGGCACTATCAGATCCACTCCTACCTGGAGTACACTCCCACGCCTGGAGAGAAGATCTCCTGCATGGTGGAGCATGCCAGCTTCACTGAACCAAAGATCCTCCACTGTG GGCTTGTGAATGAGACCTAA